In Zobellia roscoffensis, the following are encoded in one genomic region:
- a CDS encoding sulfatase family protein, whose product MSKITFRFISFIVLLICVISVEAQSKQESGQPNIVVFLCDDLGYGDLSSYGHRTIKTPNIDKLAETGIKMTDFYSAAPVCSPSRVGLLTGRSPNKAGVYDFIPGPKNSEDLRHLVHLQKGEKTIPERLKTVGYSTALVGKWHCSSLFNNPAQPQPDYFGFDYWFATHNNASPSHENPKNFVRNGEKAGPIEGFSCQIVVDEAMSWLDKKADDNPFYLQVTFHEPHEPIASPEDLVAEYLPYANNEAEAQFFANVANVDKAVGRLLKYLEENGKADNTLVIFTSDNGPETLARYPGAKRTFGRTGGLKGRKLWTTEAGFRVPGIVKWMGKETYNGTTNAVVSALDILPTLCELTGAKLPDTKIDGESFASLIRDGQFTRKKPLIWGFYNALNEHQVAMRHGDYKILARLKKDGEYLPNLNNIYKGNEELIKSSELADFELYNLKEDNKESANLVVDNPMVFNKMKALLKTEYKALLEESHIWERTE is encoded by the coding sequence TTGAGTAAAATTACCTTTCGTTTTATTTCTTTTATAGTACTACTAATATGCGTTATATCTGTTGAAGCCCAGAGCAAGCAAGAATCGGGTCAACCCAATATTGTAGTTTTCTTATGTGATGATTTGGGATATGGAGACTTGTCTTCATACGGACATAGAACTATAAAGACACCCAATATTGATAAGTTGGCGGAGACCGGTATTAAAATGACCGATTTCTATTCAGCTGCACCAGTATGTTCACCATCAAGGGTGGGATTGTTGACAGGAAGGAGCCCCAATAAAGCAGGTGTTTATGATTTTATACCAGGCCCTAAAAACAGCGAAGATTTACGTCATTTGGTGCATTTACAAAAAGGAGAAAAAACCATACCCGAGCGGTTAAAAACGGTGGGTTATTCAACGGCATTGGTTGGTAAATGGCACTGTAGTTCACTTTTTAATAATCCCGCGCAACCGCAGCCTGATTATTTTGGTTTTGATTATTGGTTCGCTACACATAACAACGCATCACCTAGTCATGAAAACCCTAAAAACTTCGTAAGAAATGGAGAAAAAGCTGGCCCTATAGAAGGGTTTAGTTGTCAGATTGTAGTGGATGAAGCTATGAGTTGGTTAGACAAGAAAGCAGATGATAATCCATTTTATCTACAAGTAACTTTTCACGAACCGCACGAACCTATTGCTTCTCCGGAAGATTTGGTAGCGGAATATTTACCATATGCGAACAATGAAGCAGAGGCCCAATTCTTTGCCAATGTTGCCAATGTTGACAAAGCGGTAGGCCGATTGTTAAAATACCTAGAGGAAAATGGAAAGGCTGATAATACCCTCGTCATCTTTACTTCGGATAATGGCCCTGAAACTTTAGCCCGTTATCCCGGTGCTAAAAGAACCTTTGGAAGAACAGGTGGACTAAAAGGTCGAAAACTTTGGACCACCGAAGCCGGTTTTCGTGTGCCCGGAATTGTAAAGTGGATGGGGAAGGAAACCTATAATGGTACTACTAATGCTGTCGTCTCCGCTTTAGACATTCTACCTACACTTTGCGAATTAACAGGAGCCAAGCTGCCTGATACTAAAATTGACGGAGAGTCCTTTGCTTCTCTGATTAGAGACGGACAGTTTACAAGAAAGAAACCACTGATTTGGGGTTTTTATAATGCTTTGAACGAACACCAAGTGGCTATGCGCCACGGAGATTATAAAATATTGGCAAGATTAAAAAAAGACGGAGAGTATCTTCCGAATTTAAACAATATCTACAAAGGGAATGAAGAGCTGATTAAAAGCAGTGAATTGGCAGATTTTGAGCTATATAATTTAAAGGAGGATAACAAAGAGTCTGCTAATCTGGTTGTCGATAATCCTATGGTTTTCAATAAAATGAAGGCTTTGCTTAAAACAGAGTATAAAGCTCTTTTAGAAGAAAGTCACATTTGGGAGCGTACAGAATAA